A region from the Plutella xylostella chromosome 8, ilPluXylo3.1, whole genome shotgun sequence genome encodes:
- the LOC125488896 gene encoding uncharacterized protein LOC125488896 isoform X1, which yields MDLGISKDSPAAEKALSAKLNSEWPGWLPIFTDASKLSENSNVGLAVWLPKYKVALSFKRPPESSVFTGEATAILEALLYAESHKLNKTIILSDSASSLQAIISFPFKSKSKFPIILKIRETLFRCMTQGIEVAIAWIPGHSGIIGPRLDRSWKVSWDTSRNFKGKFYSHIQPHIPKKPWFFKAKQLDKPATSTLCRLRLGHVCTPVHLARIRVRDSSVCDCGASEGSVDHLFFECPNLQTSLYDILPPTIPKPVNTNYLLTLVHTPLVNILYKFLKTNNIKL from the exons ATGGATTTAGGTATCAGTAAAGACTCTCCTGCCGCTGAAAAAGCTCTAAGTGCGAAACTCAATTCAGAGTGGCCAGGCTGGCTCCCCATATTCACTGACGCATCCAAACTCTCCGAAAACAGCAACGTGGGTTTGGCCGTATGGCTGCCCAAGTACAAAGTTGCACTCAGTTTTAAGCGTCCCCCTGAGTCCTCGGTCTTCACGGGCGAGGCAACAGCTATTCTCGAGGCGCTTCTGTACGCTGAGTCACACAAACTTAACAAAACTATTATCCTTTCTGATTCGGCCAGTTCATTACAAGCAATTATTTCCTTTCCCTTTAAATCCAAATCCAAATTCCctatcattttaaaaattagagaAACCCTATTCCGTTGCATGACTCAGGGTATAGAAGTAGCTATCGCTTGGATACCTGGGCACAGTGGTATTATTG GACCGAGGCTGGATAGATCCTGGAAAGTGTCCTGGGACACTTCTAGGAATTTTAAAGGTAAATTTTACTCCCATATCCAACCTCATATCCCAAAAAAGCCATGGTTTTTTAAAGCAAAACAGTTAGATAAACCAGCAACTTCCACTCTTTGTAGACTGCGTCTGGGCCACGTGTGCACCCCGGTGCACTTGGCTAGGATTCGGGTCCGTGATAGCTCTGTCTGCGACTGCGGTGCCAGTGAAGGATCTGTTGATCATCTCTTTTTCGAATGTCCCAACCTTCAAACCTCCCTATATGACATCCTCCCCCCCACCATTCCCAAACCTGTAAATACTAACTATCTTCTTACCCTTGTACATACTCCCCTTGTTAATATACTGTACAAATTCCTTAagactaacaatattaaactgtaa
- the LOC125488896 gene encoding uncharacterized protein LOC125488896 isoform X3: MDLGISKDSPAAEKALSAKLNSEWPGWLPIFTDASKLSENSNVGLAVWLPKYKVALSFKRPPESSVFTGEATAILEALLYAESHKLNKTIILSDSASSLQAIISFPFKSKSKFPIILKIRETLFRCMTQGIEVAIAWIPGHSGIIGPRLDRSWKVSWDTSRNFKGFNCVNSLK, from the exons ATGGATTTAGGTATCAGTAAAGACTCTCCTGCCGCTGAAAAAGCTCTAAGTGCGAAACTCAATTCAGAGTGGCCAGGCTGGCTCCCCATATTCACTGACGCATCCAAACTCTCCGAAAACAGCAACGTGGGTTTGGCCGTATGGCTGCCCAAGTACAAAGTTGCACTCAGTTTTAAGCGTCCCCCTGAGTCCTCGGTCTTCACGGGCGAGGCAACAGCTATTCTCGAGGCGCTTCTGTACGCTGAGTCACACAAACTTAACAAAACTATTATCCTTTCTGATTCGGCCAGTTCATTACAAGCAATTATTTCCTTTCCCTTTAAATCCAAATCCAAATTCCctatcattttaaaaattagagaAACCCTATTCCGTTGCATGACTCAGGGTATAGAAGTAGCTATCGCTTGGATACCTGGGCACAGTGGTATTATTG GACCGAGGCTGGATAGATCCTGGAAAGTGTCCTGGGACACTTCTAGGAATTTTAAAG GTTTTAACTGTGTAAATAGTCTAAAATAA
- the LOC125488896 gene encoding ribonuclease H1-like isoform X2 — MDLGISKDSPAAEKALSAKLNSEWPGWLPIFTDASKLSENSNVGLAVWLPKYKVALSFKRPPESSVFTGEATAILEALLYAESHKLNKTIILSDSASSLQAIISFPFKSKSKFPIILKIRETLFRCMTQGIEVAIAWIPGHSGIIGNECADSFAKDAVSLGLDTHYQNFAHDLASLAGPRLDRSWKVSWDTSRNFKGFNCVNSLK; from the exons ATGGATTTAGGTATCAGTAAAGACTCTCCTGCCGCTGAAAAAGCTCTAAGTGCGAAACTCAATTCAGAGTGGCCAGGCTGGCTCCCCATATTCACTGACGCATCCAAACTCTCCGAAAACAGCAACGTGGGTTTGGCCGTATGGCTGCCCAAGTACAAAGTTGCACTCAGTTTTAAGCGTCCCCCTGAGTCCTCGGTCTTCACGGGCGAGGCAACAGCTATTCTCGAGGCGCTTCTGTACGCTGAGTCACACAAACTTAACAAAACTATTATCCTTTCTGATTCGGCCAGTTCATTACAAGCAATTATTTCCTTTCCCTTTAAATCCAAATCCAAATTCCctatcattttaaaaattagagaAACCCTATTCCGTTGCATGACTCAGGGTATAGAAGTAGCTATCGCTTGGATACCTGGGCACAGTGGTATTATTGGTAATGAGTGTGCAGATTCCTTTGCTAAGGATGCCGTTAGCTTGGGCCTGGACACTCATTACCAAAATTTTGCCCATGACCTTGCCTCGCTCGCAGGACCGAGGCTGGATAGATCCTGGAAAGTGTCCTGGGACACTTCTAGGAATTTTAAAG GTTTTAACTGTGTAAATAGTCTAAAATAA